From the genome of Methylocystis echinoides:
CAGGACTGGCGGCTTCTGCGCACGCGCAAAGCGCCCGAGGACGGGCTCACCGCGCTCGTCTCTAAATCGCATCTCGACGCCGAAACGGCGGCCTACGTCGCGCGCCTTCCCGTCGCGGCGCGCATGTCCGTCGGATCGTCGCTGAAATTCTGCGCCCTCGCCGAGGGGACGGCCGACGTCTACCCGCGTTTCGGCCCCACCATGGAGTGGGACACCGCCGCGGGCGACGCGATCCTCCGCGTGGCGGGCGGCGTGACGCTCGATCCGGCGGGCGCGCCGCTTCTCTACAACAAGGCGGCCGCAAAATACCGCAACGGCCCCTTCATTTCCTGGGGCGATCCTGCGGTCGCAACGCTTTATTAACGACGCTGCGCGACTCTTCCGCCATGCGTGACGTACGGCGCCGCCGCGACGCCGAGGCGCCGCGCGACGGCCGCATTCCGCGCCGATCCGTCACTCGGCCTGACACCGTTTGCGTATTGGAGTTTCAAGCGATCATGAGCGCCTGGCATCGTCCCTCGTCCCGCCGAGATCTCTTTCGCTTTGCAGCCTCGGCCGCCGCCTGCGCCGCCCTGCCCGGCCTGGCGCGCGCCAATCAAAGACCCGAGGCCTTTACGAGCGGCGAAATCGTCGAGAACGGCCACCGCTTCTTCGGCTCCATTTCGCGCGGGCTCGCCGAAGGCCTCGAGCAGGCCAATAAGAAATGGGGCCGCCCCAACGCCTATATTCTCGGCCAGGAGGCCGGCGGCGCCTTTGTCGGCGGGCTACGCTACGGCGAGGGCAAGATGTTCACCCGCAACGCGGGCCAGAAGCCGGTTTTCTGGCAGGGTCCCTCCATCGGCCTCGACGCCGGCGCCGACGGCGACCGCACGATGATGCTGGTCTACAATCTTCCGGACGTGGAGGCGATCTACCGCCGCTATGCGGGCGTCAACGGCTCGGCCTATCTCGTCGGCGGCCTGGGCTTCACCGCGCTCAACAATGAAGAGGTCGTGGTCATGCCGGTGCGCGCAGGCCTCGGCGCGCGACTCGGCCTCGCGCTGAGCTATTTGAAATTTACCCCGGATTCGACCTGGAACCCGTT
Proteins encoded in this window:
- a CDS encoding DUF1134 domain-containing protein → MSAWHRPSSRRDLFRFAASAAACAALPGLARANQRPEAFTSGEIVENGHRFFGSISRGLAEGLEQANKKWGRPNAYILGQEAGGAFVGGLRYGEGKMFTRNAGQKPVFWQGPSIGLDAGADGDRTMMLVYNLPDVEAIYRRYAGVNGSAYLVGGLGFTALNNEEVVVMPVRAGLGARLGLALSYLKFTPDSTWNPF